The genomic stretch GGTAGGTTTTAGGGTTTAGGGTTTAGGTTCTAAAAATACCAAATCTGATTGAATTATTTAATTAAATTCATCTAAGTAAAATCAATTGTTAACAGTTTTTGATCAATTATTTACCTAATACCTAACAACTAATACCTAATACCTTGCTATTACCCATACATTTTGCATCGAACTGAGGTAATTTTGAAACTATTATACTTCTCAAAATATTCATTAAACAGGGATTGAGTAATAGGTAATAGTGATTATAATTGATGATTTATTATCTTAAATTGATTTTTATTTTTAATTTTTGAAGATGTCGATTAATTAACAAGTAAAATTAATTTATGGTTGATAATTCACGATTCACGATTAAAGGTACAATTACACTAATAAAGATCCCTATATTAATAATTATGAGTACAGTGTTGCTTGTCGAAGATAGTACAACGACAAGAAAAATGATTAGTGAACTATTAATTAAGCAAGGTTTAAAGGTAGAAATAGCAACGGATGGAGTTGAAGCATTAGAAATATTGCCTACTATTAGCCCTGATATAGTTATCTTAGATATAGTTATGCCCAAAATGAATGGGTATGAGGTGTGTCGCAATATTAAATCAAATCCTAAAACAAAAAATGTCCCCGTGTTGATTTGTTCTTCCAAAGGAGAAGATTTCGATCGATATTGGGGAATGAAACAAGGAGCTGATGCTTATATCGCAAAACCCTTTCAACCAAAAGAACTAATTGCTACCATTAAACAATTGTTAAAAGGATAAAGTTAAAATAAGATGGTGAGCTATTAATTTTATGATGATATTAACTCAAACAATTAAACCTATTTCCTTTAATATAAAACTCCAAGGAAAAAAGTTTATGATGCGATCGTGATTTACTATAGATATTAAAAAATTAGTATTTTTCAGCTGTTATTAATGATAATAAAAATATTCGTAAACCAGTAATCACATAATAGAGAAAAACATGGCTGACAATCAAAAGTATTCAGACTCTATCAAAGAGAGCCAAATTACTTTAGGCTTAGAACAATCTGTCGAAGGAGTAGAAGCCCCAGAAGGAGAATTACATCTTCGTTTTGTCTTACCCTCTGGGGATGAATTCGCCCTTCCAGCTGTTGGCATTAGAGAAGTCATGCAACAAGAACCGGATAGAATTACTCCCATTCCTAACGCCTCTCCCTTACTATTGGGAACAATTAATCTTCGAGGAGAAATTATTTGGGTAGCTGACTTAGGGCAATTTTTGGGTTATCCTAATATGTTGAATACTGATAGGTCTGATATACCCGTAATTGCTATTGAAGAACAAGAAACAATTTTAGGGTTAGCTGTTGATAAATTGGGAGCGATGCAGTGGTTAGACATAGATACATTACAAATACCTCAAAATATTCCCGATCATATCGCCCCTTATATTCAGGGTGAATGGATGGATGAACATAATCACTATGTTAGACTTTTAGACCAAATTGCTATTCTTCGCTCTGCTCGTTGGGTAGCATAAATTATATAAATCACCAAGATTACATCACGAATTTAGCAATGAACGGAGAAAGCACTATGGTATCAGAAACTGACTATCAACAAAGATATGGACAGGCTCAAACAGCTTATCTTGAGGGTGATTTAGAATCAGCTATTAATATTGCAGATGACATTACAAAAGACTACCCAGAAGATCCGAGCGTTTTATTACTCAAAGGACATATATACTTACGTCAACAAGAATACGAAACAGCGAAAGCTACCTATAAACAAGTACTGAATCTAACAGATCATCAAGATTTAGTAAACTTAGCTCATCAAGGATTAGCACAAATAGAAGAAGAACAACAAGACTTTTACCCCTCAGAAGTAGAGTCCCCTATGTTTGACGATGAGATTGAAGAAATAGATGATGATGAACCAAATGATAATTGGACGAGTAGTATTCAATTTGATAGCATCGATTGGGATGTGGATGATTTAGAGGAAGAAGACATCGAAGATCCCACTCTGCAACAAAATCCCCCTCTTAATAGAGATTTCTCTAATCCTCCTCCAAAACCAAAATCTTCTACTCAACAAAATGAGTCTTTTGAAAATCTATTTACCGATGATGATAATGATGATACCGCAGCGAATCAAACCCCCAGTAAAAATGAAAAAGTTACCTCACATTCAGATTTTGACGGATTTTCTGATGATCTGTTAGCCATGAATCTTGATGAATCAGATTTTAACTATGATGATGAGGATGAAGATTTTATCAGTGATGGTACTCAAGATACAGGTGCCCCTACTTTTGTTGTTTCTTCTGAAGAACCAGAATTGAGTGATCTCGAAAAAATGTTAACGGGAGGAGCCAATCTTTTAGGAGATTTTGACGAAGATTTAGGAGACTATAGCTCAGAATTAGAACCTTTAACTTCTGCAATGCAATCATCTAACCCCTCAACTACTGAATTAGGAGATGAAGATGGCCCCTTAGTACCAGAAGGAGAGGAAAATTTCTTTTTTGCACCTGATGAATTAGACGATATTCCTGATATTGATGCAGATGAATTACCTGTATCTAGTATTTTCACTAAAGAACAAAGACAAGACAAATCCTTTAGTAGTATTTTAGATGATAATGATAATGTTTTTGATGATGATTTTGAAAATGAAATTACGGGAAGTTTTACCTTTGATACAGATAAAATTAACTTAGATATAGAAGATGATGATATTAGTGTTTCTTCTTCTCTTTCAGATATATCTACGTCTCCATCTTCTACCATATTCACTCCAGAAGTGGAAATTCCTCAAGGAAATTTAGCTAAATACTATAATTTACCTTTACTATCAAAACAGTTAGTTCATGGTGGTATAACTGGTATTGCTACTTTCTTGATTGTGTTGTTAGTTAGTTTTTCCCAAGCCTCTATTCCTCTAAATACGACGAATAAGCCTGAAGTAAAACCGACAACGGAGAAAAAAGAAACTCCGGTTAAACAGGAAGATAAACAAGCCAAAACCATTACTTATCCTTTCTTTAACAGATTTTTGTTAAGTTTGATAGCTGGTCTTGCCAGTGGTGGCAGTACAATAGCATTAGGTTATTTAATGACTAATCATGTTAGACGCTATACCAATGATTTGCAGAATCAATTTGAGTCAGTTTATCAAGGTGATTATGAAGTTAAAGCAACGGTTTATTCTCAGGATGAATTTGGGACTTTAGCCGCAGGATTTAACCAAATGGCAAAAATGATTAATACTACCACCACAGAAGCCAGAAAACGGGCGGAAGAAACGGAAAGAGCGAGGGAAGATTTACAACGTCAGGTTATTCGTCTTCTCGATGACGTGGAAGGGGCGGCAAGAGGAGATTTAACGGTACAAGCTGAGGTAACGGCGGACGTTTTAGGGGCGGTGGCTGATGCTTTTAACCTAACTATTACAAACTTACGGAAAATCGTTAAACAGGTTAAACAAGCGGCGGTTCAAGTAAACAAAGCGAGTACAGATAGTGAGGTATTCGCCCGAAATCAATCTAGTGA from Geminocystis sp. NIES-3709 encodes the following:
- a CDS encoding methyl-accepting chemotaxis protein gives rise to the protein MVSETDYQQRYGQAQTAYLEGDLESAINIADDITKDYPEDPSVLLLKGHIYLRQQEYETAKATYKQVLNLTDHQDLVNLAHQGLAQIEEEQQDFYPSEVESPMFDDEIEEIDDDEPNDNWTSSIQFDSIDWDVDDLEEEDIEDPTLQQNPPLNRDFSNPPPKPKSSTQQNESFENLFTDDDNDDTAANQTPSKNEKVTSHSDFDGFSDDLLAMNLDESDFNYDDEDEDFISDGTQDTGAPTFVVSSEEPELSDLEKMLTGGANLLGDFDEDLGDYSSELEPLTSAMQSSNPSTTELGDEDGPLVPEGEENFFFAPDELDDIPDIDADELPVSSIFTKEQRQDKSFSSILDDNDNVFDDDFENEITGSFTFDTDKINLDIEDDDISVSSSLSDISTSPSSTIFTPEVEIPQGNLAKYYNLPLLSKQLVHGGITGIATFLIVLLVSFSQASIPLNTTNKPEVKPTTEKKETPVKQEDKQAKTITYPFFNRFLLSLIAGLASGGSTIALGYLMTNHVRRYTNDLQNQFESVYQGDYEVKATVYSQDEFGTLAAGFNQMAKMINTTTTEARKRAEETERAREDLQRQVIRLLDDVEGAARGDLTVQAEVTADVLGAVADAFNLTITNLRKIVKQVKQAAVQVNKASTDSEVFARNQSSDALRMAEELAVTLNSVQMMTDSIQRVAENAREAEEVARSSSVTALKGGDAVERTVAGILQIRETVSETTRKVKRLAEASQQISTIVAVISQISSRTNLLALNASIQAARAGEAGRGFAIVADEVRQLADRSAKSLQEIEQIVLQIQTETGSVMTAMEEGIQQVRDVTDRSEQAKRSLEDIIQVSNRIDALVRSITADTDEQRENSRGVAKVMQAVELTAQATSQESQRVAGSLQNLVGIAKDLISSVERFKVEGK
- a CDS encoding response regulator transcription factor, with translation MSTVLLVEDSTTTRKMISELLIKQGLKVEIATDGVEALEILPTISPDIVILDIVMPKMNGYEVCRNIKSNPKTKNVPVLICSSKGEDFDRYWGMKQGADAYIAKPFQPKELIATIKQLLKG
- a CDS encoding chemotaxis protein CheW, with protein sequence MADNQKYSDSIKESQITLGLEQSVEGVEAPEGELHLRFVLPSGDEFALPAVGIREVMQQEPDRITPIPNASPLLLGTINLRGEIIWVADLGQFLGYPNMLNTDRSDIPVIAIEEQETILGLAVDKLGAMQWLDIDTLQIPQNIPDHIAPYIQGEWMDEHNHYVRLLDQIAILRSARWVA